From a region of the Acidobacteriota bacterium genome:
- a CDS encoding T9SS type A sorting domain-containing protein yields the protein MDIEVTSPDGVDAIEFVFEIVEGPEGGFLTVTDVVWDVDLLNLMDRIVDLSQVDGVSPDYIRFAAMKLQPTDAPLPAGSYTVAQIKFTTNDNCGDDVAIDNTVFPYVIGGITTQFVDAATNLQVAVSVTPATIEIVNQLPEIADIDDVTLEWGDFYSGLATATDPDGDNSCEELKYYKVSGPDDLVVGETSGVITWLTTGADVCEHVVQVKVVDACGAEDVTSFTICVHNFAPIITCPDDQMIFFGEALQTQVTATDDEDPHGPGPYPLIYKLVSFDGPGMVMVDPGNGEIVWQTETTANYTGVFNICVEVTDSANVCVDCSPKNADTCCFQVEVVSMAIAIEKQHGDGMGVPQGQETTVEVTMLPMNFNNYPIGGFNFLIQYDATALSFLYAEEGEFLLDCEWEYFTYRFGPDGNCGDGCPSGLLRVVAIAETNNGAIHPECFVNDGSVTDADQLVILHFMVSNDRLLECQFVPIKFFWIECGDNTLSSVSGDTLLISRDVYDYIGSGGIDTWYQIDSLDYELPGIWGANYTCDVSDKGYPIRWADFWNGGVDIICSKDIDAPGDVNANGWAFEIADAVMFSNYFVDGLGAFLGHVDASIAATDVNKDGITLSIADLVYLIRVVVGDAQPYPKEVIPENVRYTHDAGVVTTQGDVVIGAAYLVVSGNVSPELLADNMEMAYRFDGQNTRIIVTPRVDNVVTEGFTGEFLGGIDGDILTIEMATVAALPIVATNVPTHYGLSQNYPNPFNPTTKIDLATPEAGSYSVTIYNIQGQVVDVISGVADAPGDYIVEWDASNNASGVYLYKLEINAFTSVKKMVLLK from the coding sequence GTGGATATTGAAGTCACGTCGCCGGACGGCGTCGACGCAATCGAATTTGTATTCGAGATTGTCGAAGGCCCGGAAGGCGGTTTCTTAACGGTGACCGATGTTGTATGGGATGTTGATCTGCTCAACCTGATGGATCGTATCGTCGATCTGAGTCAGGTCGACGGAGTATCCCCGGATTATATCCGCTTTGCCGCTATGAAGCTGCAGCCGACTGACGCGCCGCTTCCGGCGGGTTCGTATACTGTAGCCCAGATTAAATTCACCACCAACGACAATTGCGGTGACGATGTCGCCATCGACAACACGGTGTTCCCCTACGTGATAGGCGGAATCACCACCCAGTTTGTCGATGCGGCCACTAATTTACAAGTCGCAGTGTCGGTCACGCCAGCTACCATCGAAATCGTCAATCAGCTTCCTGAGATTGCCGATATCGATGATGTCACGTTGGAGTGGGGTGATTTCTACTCCGGCCTGGCGACGGCCACCGATCCGGACGGGGACAACAGCTGTGAAGAGCTGAAGTACTACAAGGTGTCCGGACCGGATGACTTGGTCGTCGGCGAGACCAGTGGTGTCATCACGTGGCTCACGACCGGCGCTGACGTGTGTGAGCACGTCGTGCAGGTCAAGGTGGTGGATGCGTGTGGAGCGGAGGATGTTACGTCCTTCACAATCTGCGTCCACAACTTCGCACCTATCATCACCTGCCCGGATGATCAGATGATCTTCTTCGGCGAGGCTCTCCAGACGCAGGTGACGGCTACAGATGACGAGGACCCGCATGGTCCCGGCCCGTATCCTCTGATCTACAAGCTGGTTTCGTTCGATGGCCCGGGGATGGTTATGGTCGACCCCGGCAACGGCGAGATCGTTTGGCAGACTGAGACAACCGCTAACTACACCGGTGTCTTCAACATCTGTGTTGAGGTAACGGACAGCGCTAACGTCTGCGTGGATTGCAGCCCGAAGAACGCTGACACCTGCTGCTTCCAGGTTGAGGTGGTCTCAATGGCCATCGCTATTGAGAAGCAGCACGGCGACGGTATGGGCGTGCCTCAGGGTCAGGAGACCACGGTTGAAGTCACGATGCTTCCTATGAACTTCAACAACTATCCGATTGGTGGCTTCAATTTCCTGATTCAGTACGACGCGACCGCGCTGAGCTTCCTGTACGCGGAAGAGGGCGAATTCCTGCTCGACTGCGAATGGGAGTACTTCACCTACCGGTTTGGCCCGGACGGCAACTGCGGTGATGGGTGCCCGAGCGGCTTGTTACGCGTCGTGGCTATAGCAGAGACTAACAACGGTGCTATTCATCCGGAATGCTTCGTAAACGACGGGTCGGTTACTGACGCTGATCAGCTCGTTATCTTGCACTTCATGGTCTCGAACGACCGGCTTCTGGAGTGCCAGTTCGTGCCGATCAAGTTCTTCTGGATTGAGTGCGGTGACAATACGCTCTCGTCCGTATCCGGTGACACGCTGCTGATCTCGCGCGATGTCTATGACTACATCGGCAGCGGCGGCATTGACACCTGGTATCAGATCGACTCTCTCGATTACGAGCTCCCGGGTATCTGGGGCGCCAACTACACCTGCGACGTCAGCGATAAGGGCTACCCGATTCGCTGGGCTGACTTCTGGAACGGCGGTGTTGACATTATTTGCAGTAAGGACATTGATGCACCTGGCGACGTGAACGCCAATGGCTGGGCATTTGAGATCGCGGACGCGGTCATGTTCAGCAACTACTTCGTCGATGGTCTCGGTGCCTTCCTGGGTCATGTCGATGCCTCTATTGCCGCCACCGACGTCAACAAGGACGGTATCACCCTGTCAATAGCTGACCTGGTGTACCTGATCCGTGTCGTTGTCGGCGATGCTCAACCGTATCCGAAGGAAGTCATTCCTGAGAACGTCCGCTACACCCATGATGCCGGTGTGGTGACCACCCAGGGTGACGTCGTTATCGGCGCTGCGTATCTTGTTGTTTCAGGTAACGTCTCGCCTGAGCTGTTGGCTGACAACATGGAGATGGCGTATCGTTTCGACGGCCAGAATACCCGCATCATCGTGACGCCGCGGGTTGATAATGTCGTTACTGAAGGCTTCACGGGCGAGTTCCTGGGCGGCATTGACGGTGACATTCTTACCATTGAAATGGCCACCGTTGCTGCTCTGCCGATCGTGGCGACCAACGTCCCGACGCATTACGGCCTGAGCCAGAACTACCCGAACCCGTTCAACCCGACTACCAAGATCGACCTCGCGACTCCGGAGGCTGGTTCTTACAGCGTGACCATCTATAACATTCAGGGTCAGGTTGTGGACGTCATCTCCGGTGTGGCCGACGCTCCTGGTGACTACATCGTTGAGTGGGATGCTTCGAACAATGCGTCCGGCGTGTACCTGTACAAGCTGGAAATCAACGCATTTACAAGCGTCAAGAAGATG